A genomic region of Nymphaea colorata isolate Beijing-Zhang1983 chromosome 2, ASM883128v2, whole genome shotgun sequence contains the following coding sequences:
- the LOC116248701 gene encoding uncharacterized protein LOC116248701, which translates to MEEAKAPLANEEQLDNERKARVNAIWEQMNGNKSVKVNPSSLQKISSVSNSVKRKTSHNWMVTLGLGPKKEATKKEAHVPKTSLENGSSDEAKRLAAAALAAAKEVAVSAAGRGKVEITEVRNFAGEEIEVKKLVDANSKEASEKSNASAAPQSGLDAILEQIKKKPKLSVLDKTKKDWGEFKDENRGMEEELDAYKKSSNQYLDKVSFLERTDMREFEREREIRLALQAKRRSDAKEDL; encoded by the exons ATGGAAGAAGCTAAAGCTCCCCTTGCTAATGAGGAACAATTAGATAATG AAAGAAAAGCACGAGTAAATGCAATCTGGGAGCAGATGAATGGGAATAAATCTGTTAAGGTGAATCCATCCTCTCTGCAGAAGATCAGCTCTGTATCAAACAGCGTGAAGAGGAAAACATCTCAT AATTGGATGGTAACTCTTGGCCTGGGCCCAAAGAAGGAGGCGACTAAGAAGGAAGCACACGTGCCAAAGACTAGCTTGGAGAATGGCTCAAGCGATGAGGCCAAGAGACTTGCTGCTGCGGCTCTGGCTGCAGCCAAGGAAGTTGCTGTTTCAGCTGCTGGTAGAGGTAAAGTGGAG ATCACCGAGGTTCGGAACTTTGCTGGGGAGGAGATTGAGGTGAAGAAGCTTGTCGATGCCAATTCGAAGGAGGCATCTGAGAAGTCAAATGCTTCCGCTGCTCCACAATCTGGCCTGGATGCCATTCTTgaacaaataaagaagaaaccaaaactCAGTGTTCTAGACAAGACTAAGAAGGACTGGGGGGAATTTAAAGATGAAAACAGGGGCATGGAGGAGGAGCTTGACGCATACAAAAAAAGCTCCAACCAGTATCTTGATAAGGTATCGTTTCTAGAAAGAACTGACATGCGGGAGTTTGAACGGGAAAGAGAAATTCGATTGGCGTTGCAGGCGAAACGAAGATCTGATGCAAAAGAAGATTTGTAG